One Parageobacillus sp. KH3-4 genomic region harbors:
- a CDS encoding PRC-barrel domain-containing protein, with protein MRTFSHMKGLPVYEQKTGKNVGKISDICFTNTGKVQGFIVESKGWFARHRYLPLHGIQAFGADGVVVYDAALLRSFSSLPTGYSLYSERGIAGKPVITADGQKLGLLEDVYFHGQLGIIGGYEITEGFFADLTEGKKRMDAVPFTVGEEAIIVNTTM; from the coding sequence TTGCGGACATTTTCACATATGAAAGGGCTTCCCGTATATGAGCAAAAAACAGGGAAAAACGTTGGAAAAATAAGTGACATTTGCTTTACCAATACGGGGAAAGTCCAAGGGTTTATCGTCGAAAGCAAAGGATGGTTTGCGCGCCATCGGTATCTTCCGCTTCATGGCATTCAAGCGTTCGGAGCGGATGGGGTCGTCGTTTATGATGCTGCGCTTTTGCGGTCGTTCTCCTCTTTGCCAACTGGCTACTCTCTTTACAGCGAACGCGGAATCGCCGGAAAACCAGTGATTACCGCGGACGGCCAGAAGCTTGGATTGTTGGAAGATGTATATTTTCACGGGCAATTGGGCATAATCGGAGGATATGAGATTACAGAAGGTTTTTTTGCTGATTTGACGGAAGGGAAAAAGCGGATGGACGCTGTTCCCTTTACGGTCGGAGAAGAAGCGATTATTGTAAACACAACGATGTAA
- a CDS encoding YrzQ family protein encodes MNRAMTSLLALGLGVAAYQLAQRNGWVNNRSMKKMRRRLAKAIR; translated from the coding sequence ATGAATCGCGCAATGACCTCTTTGTTAGCGTTAGGATTAGGAGTTGCTGCTTATCAGCTGGCACAGCGCAACGGTTGGGTGAACAATCGTTCCATGAAAAAAATGCGCCGCCGTTTAGCGAAGGCGATTCGTTAA
- a CDS encoding AI-2E family transporter gives MGEKQWLSIIRVSKWLFVVMMIYLIVRMKEVWLPVVHLFMAALIPFVIAAFITYLLHPLVEYIHEKGVPRWMAILLIYFLFFGGIGYGFYKGIPLLIQQLKDLSESLPALAETYRSWTKQIHNETSAWPLEIHTRIETMIVQLEKTAANVLTAVINGVKGLVNSALLFLLIPFIVFYMLKDIEQLKKAVWYMTPKRWRQPGIAFLKDVDESLGSYIRGQLLVGFIIGTVAALALWIVGMEYPLLLGFIIGVTNIIPYFGPIIGAVPAVILAATVSLKMMLIVSAIIFFLQFLEGNILSPFIVGKSLHMHPLVIMFALFVGGEIAGVLGLIVAVPLLAVLKVALLHWKEHYRPH, from the coding sequence ATGGGGGAGAAGCAATGGTTGTCCATTATTCGTGTGAGCAAATGGCTGTTTGTCGTTATGATGATTTACTTAATTGTTCGCATGAAAGAAGTATGGCTGCCGGTTGTGCATTTATTTATGGCCGCACTTATTCCATTTGTGATTGCTGCGTTTATTACGTACTTATTGCATCCATTAGTGGAATACATTCATGAAAAGGGCGTTCCGCGCTGGATGGCGATTTTATTGATTTATTTTCTCTTTTTCGGAGGCATAGGCTATGGTTTTTATAAAGGAATTCCGCTGTTGATCCAACAGCTGAAAGACTTGAGTGAAAGCTTGCCGGCATTGGCGGAAACATACCGGAGCTGGACAAAACAAATCCACAATGAAACATCGGCATGGCCACTGGAAATTCACACAAGAATCGAAACGATGATCGTACAGCTGGAAAAAACGGCGGCGAACGTGTTAACGGCGGTTATTAACGGAGTAAAAGGGCTTGTTAATTCCGCGCTGTTGTTTTTGCTTATTCCGTTTATCGTTTTTTACATGCTGAAGGATATCGAGCAGCTGAAAAAAGCGGTGTGGTACATGACTCCGAAACGGTGGCGCCAACCAGGGATTGCGTTCTTAAAAGATGTAGACGAATCGCTTGGCAGCTATATCCGCGGCCAATTGTTGGTCGGGTTCATCATCGGAACGGTTGCCGCACTTGCGTTATGGATCGTGGGCATGGAATATCCGCTTTTACTCGGGTTTATTATTGGTGTAACGAATATTATTCCTTATTTTGGACCGATTATCGGAGCGGTTCCTGCCGTAATTTTGGCAGCTACCGTTTCGCTCAAAATGATGCTTATTGTTTCTGCCATCATTTTTTTTCTTCAGTTTTTAGAAGGCAATATTTTATCGCCGTTTATCGTCGGAAAAAGTTTGCATATGCATCCGCTTGTGATTATGTTTGCATTATTTGTTGGCGGGGAAATAGCGGGGGTGCTTGGCCTGATTGTTGCCGTTCCGCTTCTTGCGGTGTTAAAAGTCGCTCTTCTTCATTGGAAAGAACATTATCGGCCGCATTGA